In Acetoanaerobium noterae, a single genomic region encodes these proteins:
- a CDS encoding AlkZ-related protein, with the protein MDTKYKDLRLKEYNEFISVVERLGFMTLSNNCIGFPNLENMTEEDQWHTELPFDPWRWRVNIEKDKKAAYGKLFDKKPGYISLEWYPKFFAARRKRRSFMDMYEDGLMSIYAKQIYELFNEDSILAVHEIKAMAGFTKELNSKYESAMIELQMGMFITVNGTKQKISAKGEPYGWPSTAYSKVETWAKEIVILSDNINPEEAKKEILLRIEEIVPDVQPKKVNRFLGI; encoded by the coding sequence ATGGACACGAAGTATAAAGATTTAAGGCTTAAAGAATACAATGAATTTATATCAGTAGTTGAAAGGCTTGGATTTATGACTCTATCAAACAACTGCATAGGATTTCCAAATCTTGAAAACATGACAGAAGAGGACCAGTGGCATACAGAGCTACCTTTTGATCCTTGGCGATGGAGAGTGAATATAGAAAAAGATAAGAAGGCTGCGTACGGGAAGTTATTTGATAAAAAACCAGGATATATATCTTTAGAATGGTATCCCAAATTTTTTGCAGCTAGAAGAAAAAGAAGAAGCTTTATGGATATGTATGAAGATGGACTTATGAGTATTTATGCCAAGCAAATTTATGAATTGTTTAATGAAGACAGCATATTGGCAGTTCATGAAATAAAGGCTATGGCTGGCTTTACTAAAGAATTAAATTCAAAGTATGAGTCTGCAATGATTGAATTGCAGATGGGGATGTTTATAACGGTTAATGGAACTAAGCAAAAAATAAGTGCAAAGGGAGAGCCGTACGGATGGCCATCAACTGCATATTCTAAAGTTGAAACATGGGCAAAAGAAATAGTAATCCTATCTGATAATATAAATCCTGAGGAAGCTAAAAAAGAAATTTTACTAAGAATTGAAGAAATAGTTCCTGATGTACAGCCCAAGAAAGTAAATCGATTCTTAGGGATTTAA
- a CDS encoding amidohydrolase, with the protein MKKLYINGKIYVDKEHFEESMLISNGIIVALGTNEELMKYEADEVVDLLGKTMLPGLNDSHLHLTMMGDYMNICNLTSAKSIDEVVGLGKKFLAEHPDTKVLIGKGWNQNSFQEGERRFINRHDLDRISTDIPIVFDRVCIHVSVGNTKALEILNIDETTKIKGGEIQLGADGKPNGIFNEGAVKLIQSVIPSKSAEDISRDFIRAMDYAVSVGLTSVQSCDVMSKDFEKVFNAIDNIVKENKLKLRYSHQFNFQDIEDFKAYLRSEHLYGVYDEKMYSKGALKLFKDGSLGARTALMSTGYNDAPHETGVDALDDDKLYELCKLAHENNIRVLIHAIGDKAIQSVIDVYEKLIDDKNNILRHGIVHNQITTKAQLEKIAELGLTVMYQPIFLLSDIAIINDRVGDELEKTSYAFNSLYQMGAPVSLSTDAPVEDCNPFENIYVAVNRMRFDFTPKGGYFKEECMSVSDAIDAYTIKSAYLEGQEDFKGRLKPGFVADMVILDRDIFTIDKTEIKDIKVVETIVGGNTVYKS; encoded by the coding sequence ATGAAGAAACTATATATTAATGGGAAAATTTATGTAGATAAAGAGCATTTTGAAGAATCAATGCTTATTTCTAATGGAATAATAGTAGCACTAGGTACAAATGAAGAGCTTATGAAGTATGAAGCAGATGAGGTGGTTGACTTACTTGGAAAGACTATGCTACCTGGGCTTAACGATAGCCACCTTCATCTTACCATGATGGGAGATTATATGAATATCTGTAATCTTACATCAGCAAAATCTATTGATGAAGTAGTTGGACTTGGGAAAAAATTTTTAGCTGAGCATCCAGATACAAAAGTGCTTATTGGCAAGGGCTGGAATCAGAATTCTTTTCAAGAAGGGGAAAGAAGGTTTATAAATAGGCATGATTTAGATAGAATATCTACTGATATTCCCATAGTTTTTGATAGGGTATGCATTCATGTTAGTGTAGGAAACACAAAGGCTTTAGAAATTTTAAATATAGATGAAACTACAAAAATAAAGGGTGGAGAAATTCAGCTAGGAGCTGATGGTAAGCCAAACGGAATTTTTAATGAAGGGGCAGTTAAATTAATTCAGTCTGTAATTCCTTCTAAATCTGCTGAGGATATTTCAAGAGATTTCATAAGGGCAATGGATTATGCAGTAAGCGTTGGTCTTACTTCAGTACAGTCATGCGACGTAATGTCAAAGGATTTTGAGAAAGTATTTAATGCGATTGATAATATAGTTAAGGAGAATAAGCTAAAACTTAGATATTCTCATCAATTTAACTTTCAAGATATAGAGGATTTTAAAGCTTACTTAAGAAGTGAGCATTTATATGGAGTTTATGATGAAAAAATGTATTCTAAAGGAGCACTTAAGCTTTTTAAAGATGGCTCGCTAGGAGCACGAACTGCGCTTATGAGCACGGGATATAATGATGCTCCCCATGAAACTGGAGTAGATGCACTAGACGATGATAAGCTTTATGAACTTTGCAAGCTAGCTCATGAAAACAACATCAGAGTACTTATTCATGCTATAGGAGACAAAGCAATTCAAAGCGTCATAGATGTATATGAAAAGCTCATAGATGACAAAAATAACATCTTAAGACATGGAATAGTACACAACCAAATAACTACAAAGGCTCAGCTTGAAAAAATAGCTGAGCTTGGACTTACTGTAATGTATCAGCCTATATTTCTACTATCGGATATAGCTATAATTAACGATAGAGTAGGAGATGAGCTAGAAAAAACCTCATATGCTTTTAACAGCTTATATCAGATGGGAGCACCTGTGAGCTTAAGCACTGATGCCCCAGTAGAAGACTGCAATCCATTTGAAAATATCTATGTGGCAGTTAACAGAATGCGTTTTGATTTTACTCCAAAAGGAGGATATTTCAAAGAGGAATGCATGTCTGTTAGTGATGCTATAGATGCCTACACCATAAAAAGTGCTTACCTAGAAGGCCAGGAAGACTTTAAAGGCAGACTGAAACCAGGATTTGTAGCTGATATGGTGATACTAGACAGGGATATATTTACCATAGATAAAACGGAAATTAAAGATATAAAGGTAGTTGAAACTATTGTAGGTGGAAATACCGTTTATAAATCGTAA
- a CDS encoding B12-binding domain-containing radical SAM protein, with protein MKIKLIQPAMLPRPMDTKLKTRMAPSLALLTLANLTPKEHEVIIENENVESINFDEKVDLVAITVTVDVMNRAIEIAKEFRKRSVKVVAGGIHITADPKGAYGYFDAICIGMAERIWQRILFDAQNDSLKEIYNDMASISGQEIVSPDYDIIDNSKYLYTNIISTSRGCPFECDFCYNSSQSVHKAYINRPIEDVIREIKTLRTRHIMFIDDNFIGNPSWTKKFLAQIKPLGLKYNAAVTSNIVDMSDILDDLKESGCQSLFIGFESINDKAIDSVNKVQNSVGKYERLVEELHKRGIMINASFVFGLDEDDSSVFEKTLDWIVKNKIETVTSHILTPYPGTRLYENLHKQGRITDFDLSKYNTANVVYRPKNMTQEELYDGYLWIYKEVYSFKNIIKRLPSSKKQWIPYLAFNLLYRRFGKLTEKVCEIISFRRVGSITRWFSYNIK; from the coding sequence ATGAAGATAAAATTAATTCAGCCAGCAATGCTACCTAGACCTATGGACACTAAGCTTAAGACTAGAATGGCTCCTTCTCTAGCTTTGCTTACTCTTGCGAATCTAACTCCTAAAGAGCATGAAGTAATTATTGAAAATGAAAATGTAGAAAGTATAAATTTTGATGAGAAAGTTGATTTAGTAGCTATAACTGTAACTGTGGATGTTATGAATAGGGCTATAGAGATAGCAAAAGAATTTAGAAAGCGTAGCGTGAAGGTGGTTGCAGGAGGAATACATATCACAGCAGACCCAAAAGGTGCATATGGATATTTTGATGCAATTTGTATAGGAATGGCTGAAAGAATATGGCAGAGGATTTTATTTGACGCTCAAAACGATTCATTAAAGGAAATATATAATGATATGGCGAGCATAAGTGGACAAGAGATTGTATCTCCTGATTACGATATTATTGATAACAGTAAGTATTTATATACGAATATAATAAGTACAAGCAGAGGTTGCCCATTTGAATGTGATTTTTGCTATAATAGTTCTCAAAGTGTACATAAGGCTTATATTAATAGACCAATCGAGGATGTTATAAGAGAAATTAAGACTCTTAGGACAAGGCATATAATGTTTATAGATGATAATTTCATAGGAAATCCATCGTGGACAAAGAAATTTCTAGCACAAATAAAACCACTGGGTCTCAAATATAATGCAGCAGTAACCTCTAATATAGTAGATATGTCAGATATTTTAGATGACCTAAAGGAATCAGGATGTCAGAGCTTATTCATAGGGTTTGAAAGCATAAATGACAAGGCTATAGATAGTGTTAATAAGGTGCAAAATAGTGTAGGTAAATATGAAAGATTGGTTGAGGAGCTTCACAAAAGAGGAATAATGATAAATGCTAGTTTTGTTTTTGGGCTGGATGAAGATGATAGCTCAGTATTTGAAAAGACATTGGACTGGATAGTCAAAAATAAAATAGAAACAGTTACTTCGCATATTCTGACTCCGTATCCAGGAACGAGGCTTTATGAAAATTTGCATAAGCAAGGTAGAATAACAGACTTTGATCTTTCAAAATATAATACAGCAAACGTAGTATATAGACCTAAGAATATGACACAAGAGGAACTATATGATGGATATCTTTGGATTTATAAAGAAGTATATTCATTTAAAAATATAATTAAAAGATTGCCTAGCTCAAAAAAACAGTGGATCCCGTATCTAGCTTTTAATCTGCTGTACAGAAGGTTTGGAAAGCTAACAGAAAAAGTTTGTGAAATTATTTCGTTTAGAAGAGTAGGGAGCATAACGAGATGGTTTTCATATAATATAAAATAG
- a CDS encoding nucleotidyltransferase family protein: protein MDESLLMALIQTIKANKELMRVLDILDENQFQEYYIGAGAIVQNIWNKATEKPINYGVTDIDIIYFDSKDLSEKAEELKASSIIELFEYETLKLDIKNEARVHLWYKNKFGYDIPPYSSLEEAIDSWPTTATAIGVRRNSNDWIIYAPFGVNDIFDLRLVPNNRLITKEIYENKVNKWKKEWLELKSEAWNDNKVPIKYPEPLSIMIK, encoded by the coding sequence ATGGATGAAAGTTTGCTAATGGCATTAATTCAAACAATAAAAGCTAATAAAGAACTTATGAGAGTTTTAGATATTTTAGATGAAAATCAGTTTCAGGAATATTATATAGGTGCAGGAGCTATAGTCCAAAATATATGGAATAAAGCTACGGAAAAGCCTATAAATTATGGGGTAACTGATATAGATATCATTTATTTTGACTCAAAAGATTTAAGTGAGAAAGCTGAAGAGCTTAAAGCAAGTAGCATTATTGAGTTATTTGAATATGAAACTTTAAAGCTAGACATAAAAAATGAAGCAAGAGTACATCTTTGGTATAAGAATAAGTTTGGTTATGATATACCACCATATAGCTCCCTTGAAGAAGCCATTGATTCATGGCCAACTACTGCTACGGCAATAGGAGTAAGAAGAAATAGCAATGATTGGATAATATATGCACCTTTTGGTGTAAATGATATTTTTGATTTAAGATTAGTCCCTAACAACAGATTGATAACTAAAGAAATTTATGAGAATAAAGTAAATAAATGGAAGAAAGAATGGCTTGAGCTAAAATCTGAGGCGTGGAATGATAATAAAGTGCCTATTAAATACCCAGAGCCATTATCTATAATGATAAAATAG
- a CDS encoding iron-hydroxamate ABC transporter substrate-binding protein — translation MKKLLIPMILVFALIFSACTAEQPSEIAKAKTITYQSENGPIEVPAEPERVVVINGAVSGAVMAMGVNIVGVDSWSKDNPQYAKYIENAEVITDESLEQIIELEPDLIIAASTDKNLDKFKSIAPTVSYTYGKVDYLTQILEIGKLLNKEDKAKAWIEDFKARAQKAGEEVKAKIGEDATISVIESFEKELYVFGDSWGRGTEIIYQEMKLAMPEKVKEMALKDGYYSLSLEVLPEFAGDYIVISKNFDAENAFQQTETYKNIPAVKNGKVIEVSAKEFYFNDPITLDYQLEVLTEALLSK, via the coding sequence ATGAAGAAATTATTGATACCTATGATACTGGTATTTGCGTTAATTTTTAGTGCATGCACAGCAGAGCAGCCTAGTGAGATAGCAAAGGCAAAGACGATTACATACCAATCTGAAAATGGTCCTATTGAAGTACCAGCAGAGCCTGAAAGAGTAGTCGTAATAAATGGAGCAGTATCAGGAGCGGTTATGGCCATGGGAGTAAATATAGTAGGAGTTGATAGCTGGTCCAAGGATAACCCGCAATACGCCAAATATATTGAAAATGCTGAAGTTATAACTGATGAAAGTCTAGAGCAAATCATAGAGCTAGAGCCAGATTTGATTATTGCCGCATCTACAGATAAGAATTTAGACAAATTTAAGAGCATTGCACCTACTGTTTCATATACATATGGTAAGGTAGATTACCTAACTCAAATTCTAGAAATTGGAAAACTACTTAACAAAGAAGACAAGGCTAAAGCGTGGATAGAGGATTTCAAGGCAAGAGCTCAAAAAGCTGGAGAAGAGGTTAAGGCTAAGATAGGTGAGGATGCAACCATCTCTGTGATTGAAAGCTTCGAAAAAGAGCTTTATGTGTTTGGAGATAGCTGGGGCAGAGGAACAGAGATAATCTATCAGGAGATGAAGCTAGCTATGCCTGAAAAAGTCAAGGAAATGGCTCTTAAGGATGGTTATTACTCACTATCACTAGAAGTGCTTCCTGAGTTTGCAGGAGATTATATAGTTATAAGTAAAAATTTTGATGCAGAAAATGCATTTCAGCAGACAGAAACTTATAAAAATATTCCTGCTGTAAAAAATGGAAAAGTCATAGAGGTTAGTGCAAAAGAATTTTATTTTAATGACCCAATTACCTTAGACTATCAGTTAGAGGTCTTAACTGAGGCTTTGCTTTCTAAATAA
- a CDS encoding pentapeptide repeat-containing protein, producing the protein MNTKKDIVKVAKPKLMRFIEEINSEAIDIEDEYEMNNISFSDCEIRTKTADKLKVDGVIFSKMDFKDIFLKSLELTDVRFENCDLSNADFSGAVIHRAEFINCKLMGLNLNEASLNHLTINQCNCKFILMNYVKMKNIIISDCIFESSYIQESKLDKVEFRNCNFKQSQLSGTSLSGVDLSDSEFEGAGFRAEDLKGAIVSATQAVDFSKIFGLKVKG; encoded by the coding sequence ATGAACACTAAAAAAGATATAGTTAAGGTTGCAAAACCTAAATTAATGAGATTCATTGAAGAGATAAACAGTGAAGCTATAGATATTGAAGATGAATATGAAATGAACAATATATCATTTTCAGATTGTGAAATAAGAACAAAGACAGCTGACAAACTTAAGGTTGATGGAGTGATTTTTAGTAAAATGGATTTTAAGGATATTTTTCTTAAGTCTTTAGAGCTTACTGATGTAAGGTTTGAGAATTGTGATTTATCAAATGCAGATTTTAGCGGAGCAGTGATTCACAGAGCAGAGTTTATAAATTGTAAGCTTATGGGACTTAATCTTAATGAAGCCTCGCTAAATCATTTAACTATAAATCAGTGTAATTGCAAATTTATACTTATGAATTATGTAAAAATGAAAAATATAATTATCTCGGATTGTATATTTGAAAGTAGCTATATTCAAGAAAGCAAGCTGGATAAAGTTGAATTTAGAAATTGCAATTTTAAACAAAGTCAATTATCAGGAACCAGTTTGTCAGGAGTAGATTTAAGCGATTCTGAGTTTGAAGGTGCGGGATTTAGAGCAGAAGACCTTAAAGGAGCAATTGTATCAGCTACTCAAGCTGTCGATTTTTCGAAAATATTTGGATTGAAAGTGAAGGGTTAG
- a CDS encoding ABC transporter ATP-binding protein — protein MSRLYTDGINIGYDDNLIVKNLSIEIPDKKITTIIGSNGCGKSTLLKAITRIISHKSGTVVLDGKDILKENTRELAKKMAILPQTPEATIGLTVGELVSYGRFPYQNGLGRLTKKDFEVIDWALEVTGTKQYKFRTIDALSGGQRQRVWIAMALAQETDIIFLDEPTTYLDMAHQLEVLELLKKLNLEQERTIVMVLHDINQAARFADYIIALKDGQIVKAGDCEEVITKEVLKKVYNISAEIGRDSFTNKPICITYNLLKGETEDEEIIDTYDTGICVNF, from the coding sequence ATGTCAAGGCTATACACAGATGGAATCAATATAGGCTATGATGATAATTTGATTGTTAAGAATTTAAGTATTGAGATTCCAGATAAAAAAATAACTACAATTATTGGCTCAAACGGATGTGGAAAATCTACATTACTAAAAGCCATTACTAGAATAATTTCCCATAAGTCAGGAACTGTTGTTTTAGACGGCAAGGATATTTTAAAGGAAAATACTAGGGAGCTTGCCAAGAAAATGGCCATCCTTCCTCAAACACCTGAAGCCACTATAGGACTCACAGTAGGAGAGCTTGTGTCCTATGGAAGATTTCCATATCAAAATGGGCTTGGCAGATTGACAAAAAAGGATTTTGAAGTCATAGATTGGGCACTTGAGGTTACGGGAACAAAGCAGTATAAATTTCGTACGATTGATGCTCTATCGGGAGGTCAAAGACAAAGAGTCTGGATAGCAATGGCACTGGCTCAAGAAACAGATATAATTTTTCTCGATGAACCTACGACTTATTTGGATATGGCTCACCAGTTAGAAGTGCTTGAGCTTTTAAAGAAGCTAAATCTAGAGCAGGAAAGAACTATAGTCATGGTTCTTCATGATATCAATCAAGCTGCCAGATTTGCAGACTACATAATTGCATTAAAAGATGGTCAAATAGTAAAAGCAGGGGACTGTGAAGAAGTGATTACTAAAGAGGTACTTAAAAAGGTTTATAATATCAGCGCTGAGATTGGAAGAGATTCATTTACAAATAAACCTATATGCATTACATATAATTTATTAAAAGGAGAGACAGAAGATGAAGAAATTATTGATACCTATGATACTGGTATTTGCGTTAATTTTTAG
- a CDS encoding flavin reductase, translating to MMNYKEIKPIDLNESTFRLIGHDWMLVTAAQNSRVNTMTASWGGFGVLFNKNVAYIFVRPQRFTKEFVDGSDRFSLTFFDKSFKKELSYLGNASGKDEDKISKAGLTTLYLGETPYFEEARLTLICKKLYAQDMTRESFIDVDMRKKHYPEEDYHTLYIAEIEKILLKD from the coding sequence ATGATGAACTATAAAGAGATTAAACCCATAGATTTAAATGAGAGCACGTTTCGCCTTATAGGTCATGACTGGATGCTAGTAACGGCTGCTCAAAATAGCAGGGTGAATACAATGACCGCATCTTGGGGTGGATTTGGAGTGCTTTTTAATAAAAATGTAGCTTATATTTTTGTAAGACCTCAAAGATTTACAAAAGAATTTGTAGATGGTTCAGACAGATTTTCTCTTACCTTTTTTGACAAAAGCTTTAAAAAAGAGCTTTCATATCTAGGAAATGCTTCGGGTAAAGATGAGGACAAGATAAGTAAAGCTGGACTCACTACTCTTTATTTGGGGGAAACTCCATATTTTGAAGAGGCAAGACTTACTTTGATTTGTAAAAAGCTATATGCTCAGGACATGACGCGTGAAAGCTTTATAGATGTAGATATGAGAAAAAAACACTATCCTGAAGAAGATTATCATACTTTATATATAGCTGAGATAGAAAAAATACTATTAAAAGATTAA
- a CDS encoding GNAT family N-acetyltransferase, whose protein sequence is MNKIYETENLFLKELDKSSARQVLDYYMRNKAFLEEWEIIRNEEFYTLNFQEKLLEEETRYIENKNLVKLWLFKKDEEEKVIGSIAFNNIVRGAFLSCHLGYKLDENEINKGYMTQALNKGIDIVFNELGLHRIEANIMPKNKRSLRVVEKLGFYNEGIAYKYLKINNRWEDHIHMVLRNERLET, encoded by the coding sequence ATGAATAAAATATATGAAACTGAGAATCTGTTTTTAAAGGAGCTTGATAAATCATCAGCTAGACAAGTATTGGATTACTATATGAGAAACAAAGCTTTTCTTGAAGAGTGGGAAATAATTAGAAATGAAGAATTTTATACTTTAAATTTTCAAGAAAAACTGTTGGAAGAAGAGACAAGATACATAGAAAACAAAAATCTTGTGAAGCTATGGTTATTTAAAAAAGATGAAGAAGAAAAGGTTATAGGGTCAATTGCGTTTAATAATATAGTAAGGGGTGCATTTTTGTCTTGCCATTTAGGGTATAAGCTAGATGAAAATGAAATAAATAAAGGGTACATGACGCAGGCTCTTAATAAAGGAATTGATATAGTATTTAATGAACTTGGACTTCATAGAATAGAAGCTAATATAATGCCTAAAAATAAGAGGTCGCTTAGAGTAGTAGAAAAACTAGGTTTTTACAACGAAGGAATAGCATATAAGTACCTTAAAATAAACAACAGATGGGAAGACCATATACATATGGTACTAAGAAATGAGAGATTGGAGACATAA
- the chrA gene encoding chromate efflux transporter, which translates to MKKVHENVNSHKNVKWSSFLKDVFICSLGAYGGPEAHYGVFTDQMVIKKKYLTEEELVELIALTGILPGPSSTQTLVAIGHKVGGPMLAFLTMLVWSLPVLVIMTILSFLSQLLGTFHLSQDGLRYIGPMAVGFIIVAAYRIGRKVVKDRITLMLLLFGAITTYFIRAPWIYPLVLLIGGGVSIVTSNEKNLWNHVKLAPPWKYLIAFAIFAVGGIVLTLTTDSKLVHLFESFYRYGYLVIGGGQVVVPLMYSELVEVNQYMTNQEFLTGFGLVQGLPGPMFSFSAYAGGMAARGQSTLYQILGAAAGGIGIFLPGLLLIYFIYPIWENLKQIKGIKMSLKGITAVAGGLISVAAVILMQKSGFAFDNVIIMLITVLLLFTKKVPAPLIVVFTLLAGFLI; encoded by the coding sequence ATGAAGAAAGTTCACGAAAATGTTAATTCACATAAAAATGTAAAGTGGAGCAGTTTTTTAAAGGATGTTTTTATTTGCTCACTCGGAGCATATGGAGGGCCGGAAGCTCATTACGGAGTTTTTACAGACCAGATGGTAATTAAGAAGAAATATTTAACTGAGGAAGAGCTAGTTGAACTTATAGCTCTTACTGGAATTCTTCCAGGACCTAGTAGCACTCAGACTCTTGTAGCCATAGGGCACAAGGTTGGAGGGCCTATGCTGGCGTTTCTTACTATGCTGGTGTGGTCACTGCCTGTGCTAGTTATTATGACTATTCTTTCTTTTTTGAGTCAATTACTTGGTACATTTCATCTATCTCAGGATGGACTTAGATATATAGGGCCAATGGCGGTAGGATTTATTATAGTTGCGGCTTATCGCATAGGGCGTAAGGTAGTAAAGGATAGAATTACACTGATGCTTCTTTTGTTTGGTGCGATTACGACTTATTTTATAAGAGCTCCATGGATTTATCCTCTAGTGCTTCTTATAGGAGGAGGGGTTAGCATTGTTACCTCAAATGAAAAAAATCTTTGGAATCATGTGAAGCTTGCTCCACCTTGGAAATATCTGATAGCATTTGCGATTTTTGCAGTAGGAGGAATAGTTCTTACGCTTACTACGGACAGCAAGCTAGTTCATTTATTTGAAAGCTTTTACAGATATGGATACCTAGTTATTGGAGGTGGTCAAGTGGTAGTTCCTCTAATGTATAGTGAGCTAGTTGAAGTAAATCAGTATATGACAAATCAAGAGTTTTTAACGGGGTTTGGTCTAGTTCAAGGACTTCCGGGGCCTATGTTTAGCTTTAGTGCTTATGCAGGAGGTATGGCAGCTAGAGGGCAAAGCACTCTTTATCAAATTTTAGGAGCCGCTGCAGGAGGTATAGGTATATTTCTTCCTGGACTACTTCTTATATATTTCATTTATCCTATATGGGAGAATCTAAAGCAGATAAAAGGAATAAAAATGTCGCTAAAAGGAATAACAGCTGTTGCAGGAGGTTTAATTTCAGTAGCTGCAGTTATTTTAATGCAAAAGAGTGGATTTGCTTTTGACAATGTTATAATTATGCTTATAACTGTTTTATTATTATTTACCAAAAAAGTTCCTGCTCCACTTATAGTAGTATTTACTCTTTTGGCAGGATTTTTAATTTAA